The Drosophila sechellia strain sech25 chromosome 2L, ASM438219v1, whole genome shotgun sequence region tataatttaataacttaaatggacaaagtgcagtaaaaaattaattacgaACATTGTAATTAAAGCTGTGAAAAATGTGGCCGCTGTATTGTTTGGAAAAACAGTTTAAACAGCTGTTTATTGTTTACAAGACATTCCGATAGCAAACATTTTGCGAAAATCAAAGCACttaaaaacgaaatcaaaagATTTTATCCAAATCGAAATAGAACAAAATTACGACTAGCGGAGTATGCCTGATAGATAGAAATTAACAAGACaaacaatgaaataaaaggACTCCAAAACATTTTCGAAACTATGGGCACGACAACATGTTCTGCGAGAGAAAATagatttaatataaaaataaaaacaagagtGAGAGTCTAGTTCCTCGACTATCCGATACCATATCTGAGTAGTGGAAAtacgaacgcgaaatttcaaaatttgtcTTAATATCTTAATATTGATCAATGAAATgagaaaatttattttcaaatttttgtttAGAGTTTTTTGTAGGTGTAAGGACGGGCGTGTCTAAAGTGTTTAAGGTTCTATTGATTCtgacaaaaaataaaagaactgTTACCTGGTAAGTTCTTTTTAACTAATATAGTCTACGGGTAACGGTTAAAATAGGGTAAAGAGTAGTTGAGTTGGTATCCAGAAGGAATGGAAGAAGGAACACCTCCGAGGGATTTATCGAATTTGGCAGAAATGATTCTTCAGGTAATTTTAGCTAAAGTGTGAACTGTGGATTCGCCGTATGTTTTACACGTTTGTCAATTGGCGTAAATGTAAGGGACAGTTGAATATCTAATATCATGCATGAATCTATCAAATAggaaattttcatattaaaattaaaaattaaacgaggtccaaaaatttaaaaaacaactTACCGTAGGCAAATAGTAGTACTATTTTTAACGTTTTGTGTCGGTATCTCTCTCTCAGCCTAAAAAATCTCTTTTCTAAGATTTCTACTATTGGCGATATCTGTTATTTTGCGCCAATACAAACATgctcaaattaataaaaattacgCCTCatgtttgattttcatttgtcgtttaatttagttttttaaataatctgaaattttgattttgctgAATGCTGGATTTGTCAGgattttttgttaaatcgTAAAATATTGAACATTAATAAGAGTTTCGTCGCAGACTATTTCGTGGGCTTAGACAAATAAATGAAGTGTTACTTGGAATGAGAAATAGGTACCTTGACCACAAAAAAAGGTACGGTTtcgaaaacattttaaaaatgattaTTTCAAGAGTATTGCTGTAAAAGTTGTTTTTCGTACTTTTTATTGTTTCTATgtggtattatttttttttagccggTTGGCATACATTTTTCTGGGGGTGTTGCTGGCAGCTTTTTGTtacattttaatgaatttttagTTTTAGCTTGTTCGATATAAATATTCATACTCAAAAATAAGATACGgttgtaaaattaaaaattgtaaagAATTACATGTTATTTTTGCCGTAATGTTTTGATGTTTTTCTTAGTTAAAGATTttgtttgcaatttgtttCATTCGCTTCGTATTTTTTTACAATTAATAAATTTGACGCTTTTGTTTACAACTTTTATTCTTAAAAACATAGAGGATCTCGCATCTTAATTTCGCTTAATATTGTTCTCTTAATCCTttgctttatatatatatactttgcTTTAAAGTTAAGATTTTAAgtaagtttttaaataataatggatttttttcgttttttgccGGTATTGTTGGTTGGTAGGTTGTTCGTTAGTAGAGAAGAGAGAGACAAGAACCGGTACGCTATAAAACTACGCTCCCATTGCAGGATTGTTATTGGAGAATTGCGCCCGCCACCCAAGCAGCCACCCACGTATCACCCGCTCCCAAAAGCGGAAAATGGATACAGTGCAGATTCCTGGCGGTAGAACCGTAATTTGTGTGATTTGCTTTTTTGTTGTGTTAGTAAGTATTTAATAAGTAGATTACTGAGTGTGCTGCTCCGCGGGCGATTCCCTTAGGCGGCCACTTCGCTAGCCTCGGGCCCATTCTGCACCTCATCCTTTGTGCTGGCCTCATCAAGCTTAGCCTTTTTCTCCGGCGTGGCGACAGCCTCGTCGGCCTTGGCTGTAGGCTCATCCACCTTCCGCTTTACAGCCTCAATGGCGGAAGCGTCTGTAAggcgataaaaaaaaaggaataatAAGAACATGAACGTGGAAAATTTGTTAGGCATTGAAATCATACCTGTTGAGTCACCGTTGGTGACCTCCTCGGagccattctcaacagcaggTGGAACAGCTTCACTGCTCTCTTTTTTGGTGTCCTCCCCCTCGGCAGCGGAATCCTCTTTTTTATCCTCGTCCTTCTTCTCATCCTTATCGGCGGCAAAAGAAACAGTAGGCTCAGACCTCTTTTCACCATCGACTGCGTCGGTGGGCTCGGACGCGCTGCTGTCGGCGGCTCCGTTTTCCTTGGCTACGCTCTCCTCTTCAGCGGCACCGTTTTCTGCAGTGCTTGCTTTCTCAGCTGCCAGCTCCTCAACGGCAACTGCATCTTTCTTTACAGCATCAACTTCCTCAGCTGCGACCTTCTCGACAACCGCGGTCTCACTGTGGGTGATAAGTAAGAGACGAAAGTCAGTATGCACTTATAATTTTTTCCGAAGGTGGCCGAAACTGCACTTCGTATGTACAAATTTTTACTACATACGAATGATACAAATTATCGAAAGCcaaaactatttataaatGAATTTAAGGAATATATAAGTGTTTTTTCTgcagaattaaaaaaaaaaagaacaatttCAGTAAAGCGTCTGTAAAGTTTATGTTTTCATCCCCCACTCTATTCATAACAGCCAGAGGATGTTCGGAATTAAAACATACAAAGGTGCTTTGTTACATCTGCCGCCGTTTTTCAACTCGTTCAAGCTGCGACGCAAAAGAAACCAAGAAACGGTGAGTGCGATTAGGCGcacggttttttttttttcatataaatGGCATAAGTTCATGTGTTATTTCAGAGAGCACCAACAGATGAGAACAGGGTAGCATCAAAAAGATGCTTGCAAACGTGCAAAATGAAAAGCGAGACCCCTTTAAACTAAAACGAACAAAGATAGAAATAAAAACCAGTTTTAATGGGACTAATGATAATATAGTCGTTTCTCTCGCACGCATCTACCAGCCACCTGAGGTAGATTGAATTCTATAGGGCGAGCAAAAAGAGAGTTGCAAAGTAGCAACGCTAAACGACAAAAATAACGGTCAAAGCTATACAAACGTCATACAGCCTgcccttaaaaaaaaaaaaacggcacAACCTAAGGCATgagttttgtttttctattaCTTTATAAACTGTAACATATAACTACTTTAAAATAATATCTACATATGTGTTCATCGAGACGGCAAGAGGTAGTATTTTTAGCAATGATAATATAGATATAAGTGTACAAATTTATACTGTTAATTTCAAGCTTCGAGCTTTAAGCTATCGAACGGGTGTAAAAGGCAAGACACGAAATTTTATGTCTGGTGAGGACCGAAGCAAAGCAACAGACGAGGTAGCAAAGACAGCTGAAATAAAGCAGCACAAAAAAAGAGCGGCAACTTGAATGCTGCACACGCATACACGCACATAGACTTTTGCGCAATTGGGTTGTCGTCCGCATACACTCAACGCAATACTCCGCcgctacacacacacacaaataattCATGTTGCCGTTTGCCGGCCGGAGAAAGAGCGAGAAGGCACCATGACGCCGCGCCAAATTAAACGGCGTCGGTTTTTGCGCGCACACCGTTTTGCCTTTGGCGGGAACGAGACAACTACATTAGTGCCGAGAAGCGTTTTGCGTATATAGACACAGAATTCAAAAGAAAATTTCCAAATGTTTGCGGCAAATAACATAGATTTTCATTTGCAAAATTCGCTACAAGTCCATTGCTTAAACAAAATCCAAAAACGTCCGAAAACAAGGCAAACAAAGTACTCACTTCTTTTGCTCAGCCACATCAGCCATTTTGAATTACTGTTAGATATAACTTTTCAAAGGCAAAGCGAGAAAACACGTTGTAA contains the following coding sequences:
- the LOC6619303 gene encoding serine-rich 25 kDa antigen protein; amino-acid sequence: MADVAEQKNETAVVEKVAAEEVDAVKKDAVAVEELAAEKASTAENGAAEEESVAKENGAADSSASEPTDAVDGEKRSEPTVSFAADKDEKKDEDKKEDSAAEGEDTKKESSEAVPPAVENGSEEVTNGDSTDASAIEAVKRKVDEPTAKADEAVATPEKKAKLDEASTKDEVQNGPEASEVAA